A region from the Drosophila ananassae strain 14024-0371.13 chromosome 2L, ASM1763931v2, whole genome shotgun sequence genome encodes:
- the LOC6500808 gene encoding protein hedgehog isoform X1, which translates to MDNSDCRVPWASAPSSMTCLSLDPTKCHSSSSSSKCQPDCDTPPAAEKIQRHIAYTQRCPGKITTLLAVLLLVLPLSFTPAHSCGPGRGLGRRRERNLYPLVLKQTIPNLSEYTSGASGPLEGPIRRDSPKFKDLVPNYNRDILFRDDEGTGADRLMSKRCKEKLNVLAYSVMNEWPGVRLLVAESWDEDYQHGKESLHYEGRAVTIATSDRDQSKYGMLARLAVEAGFDWVSYVSRRHIYCSVKSDSSISSHVHGCFTPESTALLEGGVRKPLGELSIGDRVLSMTSNGQPVYSEVILFMDRNLKQMQNFVRLHTAGGAVLTVTPAHLVSVWQPERQELTFTFADRIEERQHVLVRNEETGELRPDQVIKVESVRSMGVVAPLTREGTIVVNSVAASCYAVINSQSLAHWGLAPMRLLSTLEAWLPAKDQLRSSKDHPKDSSAERQNGIHWYAEALYKIKDYVLPKSWRHD; encoded by the exons ATGGATAACTCAGACTGCCGTGTGCCCTGGGCCAGTGCCCCCAGCAGCATGACCTGCCTCTCCCTCGACCCAACCAAATGCCACAGCTCCAGCTCTAGCTCCAAATGCCAGCCTGATTGCGACACTCCTCCAGCGGCGGAAAAGATCCAGCGccacattgcgtatacgcaacgttGCCCTGGCAAGATCACAACTCTGCTGGCAGTCCTGCTCctggtgctgcctctcagctTTACGCCGGCACACAGCTGCGGCCCCGGTCGAGGCCTGGGCCGTCGTCGGGAGCGCAACCTCTACCCACTGGTCCTCAAGCAGACCATTCCCAATCTCTCCGAGTACACCAGCGGCGCCTCCGGGCCCCTGGAGGGCCCAATACGTCGGGACTCGCCCAAGTTCAAGGACCTGGTGCCGAACTACAACCGTGATATCCTGTTCCGCGACGACGAGGGCACCGGAGCCGATCGTCTCATGAGCAAG CGCTGCAAGGAGAAGCTCAACGTCCTGGCCTACTCGGTGATGAATGAGTGGCCCGGAGTCCGGCTCCTGGTCGCCGAGTCCTGGGACGAGGATTACCAGCACGGCAAGGAGTCGCTGCACTACGAGGGTCGGGCTGTGACCATTGCCACCTCGGATCGCGACCAGTCCAAGTACGGCATGTTGGCCAGGTTGGCGGTGGAGGCTGGTTTCGACTGGGTCTCCTACGTCAGTCGCCGTCACATATACTGCTCCGTCAAATCAG ATTCCTCCATCAGTTCCCATGTCCATGGATGCTTCACACCGGAGAGCACGGCCCTGCTGGAGGGAGGAGTGAGGAAGCCGCTGGGCGAGCTCTCCATCGGAGACCGCGTCCTGAGCATGACTTCCAACGGCCAGCCTGTCTACAGCGAAGTGATCCTCTTCATGGACCGCAACCTGAAGCAAATGCAAAACTTTGTTCGCCTGCACACGGCGGGCGGAGCAGTGCTGACGGTTACGCCGGCGCATTTGGTGAGCGTGTGGCAGCCGGAGCGCCAGGAGCTGACCTTCACCTTCGCGGACCGCATCGAGGAGCGGCAGCACGTGCTCGTCAGGAATGAGGAGACGGGCGAGCTGCGACCGGATCAGGTCATCAAAGTGGAGAGTGTGCGCAGCATGGGCGTGGTGGCGCCCCTCACCCGCGAGGGCACCATTGTGGTCAACTCAGTGGCCGCCAGCTGCTACGCGGTGATCAACAGCCAGTCGCTGGCCCACTGGGGCCTGGCGCCCATGCGTCTGCTCTCCACCCTGGAGGCGTGGCTTCCGGCCAAGGATCAGCTGCGCAGCTCCAAGGACCACCCAAAGGACAGTTCCGCGGAGCGTCAGAACGGCATTCACTGGTATGCCGAGGCGTTGTACAAAATCAAGGATTACGTCCTGCCGAAAAGCTGGCGCCATGATTAG
- the LOC6499771 gene encoding arf-GAP with coiled-coil, ANK repeat and PH domain-containing protein 2 isoform X1, with translation MRATIEFEECLKDSPKFRQFVSKEESDIEHLEQRLEKIIKLCNVAVESGKEYVKNQSAFAMSLWDLQQHFLDNKNAHNALGKLIDCFQEMNKFHTILLDQASRTVLKNLTLFVKDDINQVKDYKGHFLKVSEGYDNALIKNAQASKNRPQEMQEAANILSASKSCFQHTALDYVNYITLAQARKVPSILSTLLDYYQACVTYYHQGFDLCNDFDEFFKNISEDLGTLRGDYHQLEKAMQNRHMSVNRYCDSNTNSTSNKIEGYLFKKKSKGFKTWCRRWFYLSDNQLVYSDLDSHCRKRSNEDSFSVMEEDLRICSVRPVNEGDRRFCFEVISPTKSHILQADSADMLSLWISALQHSIGAAIQHDSTNHHSRPQSTTTPNALPAKRRIHWEEFLKIPGNAQCCDCRSPNPRWASINLGITLCIECSGVHRSLGVHYSKVRSLTLDAWETENVKVMMELGNEVINKIYEARVGENCDLRQPTEQCGIGVREAWIKAKYVERRFVCGMPKPQELLASETAEVLSISSGLLEEGDTSVKKRATLSLGGTRKWSVKKYRRRRQQRPLPKTLSDDPSIYNTCKTGDELDDDDDDESINIPSMSLSISRDDLLVIGGDLELDTFETPCILGSDQESTEGESDPDVPDEMPFSQLDANQLLYKASVAHNLPVMCMAFALGADKNWKNPLDRQRSFLHQAVISGSVMACEYLLLNGAAIDAVDELGYTALHISTAKGHIAQVYLLLKHKAAYDLASSDGKKALDIAVDQENADIVTLLRLTRLNDEIGPNDEFNGEDETYRDVMKDFSNFASSQPRMLRQRNDSNTLESQRSSLTNSD, from the exons ATGCGCGCCACAATTGAGTTCGAGGAGTGTCTGAAGGATTCCCCAAAATTCAG GCAATTCGTGTCCAAGGAGGAGAGCGACATCGAGCACTTGGAGCAGCGGCTGGAGAAAATCATCAAGCTGTGCAATGTGGCGGTCGAGTCGGGCAAGGAGTATGTCAAGAACCAGAG CGCCTTCGCCATGTCCTTGTGGGATCTGCAGCAGCACTTCCTCGACAACAAAAACGCTCACAACGCGCTGGGCAAGCTCATCGACTGTTTCCAG GAGATGAACAAGTTCCACACAATTCTATTGGATCAGGCTAGTCGAACGGTGCTGAAGAACCTTACTTTGTTTGTGAAGGACGACATCAACCAGGTGAAGGACTACAAGGGACATTTCCTCAAGGTTTCCGAGGGCTATGACAATGCGCTGATTAAAAATGCACAG GCGAGCAAAAACCGGCCCCAGGAAATGCAGGAGGCAGCCAATATCCTCTCAGCCTCGAAGTCCTGCTTCCAGCACACCGCCCTGGACTATGTCAACTATATAACTTTGGCGCAGGCTCGCAAGGTCCCATCAATATTGTCGACG CTGCTGGACTACTATCAGGCGTGCGTGACCTACTACCATCAGGGCTTCGACCTGTGCAACGACTTCGACGAGTTCTTCAAGAACATCAGCGAGGATTTGGGTACACTCCGGGGCGACTACCACCAGCTAGAGAAGGCAATGCAGAATCGGCACATGAGCGTGAATCGCTACTGCGACTCCAACACAAACAGCACGTCCAACAAAATCGAGGGCTATCTGTTCAAGAAGAAGTCTAAGGGCTTCAAGACCTGGTGCCGAAGGTGGTTCTACCTCAGCGACAACCAGCTGGTGTACAG TGATTTGGATTCGCATTGCAGAAAACGCAGCAACGAGGACTCGTTCTCGGTCATGGAGGAGGACCTCCGTATATGCAGTGTGCGTCCGGTGAACGAGGGCGATCGCCGCTTTTGCTTCGAGGTCATCTCCCCCACCAA ATCCCACATCTTGCAGGCGGACTCGGCGGACATGCTCTCTCTGTGGATCTCGGCGTTGCAGCACAGCATCGGGGCAGCCATCCAGCACGACTCCACCAACCACCATTCACGGCCCCAGTCCACGACCACACCAAACGCCCTACCCGCAAAGCGCAGAAT CCACTGGGAGGAGTTCCTGAAGATACCGGGCAATGCTCAGTGTTGCGACTGCCGCAGTCCCAATCCGCGCTGGGCCTCCATTAATCTGGGCATCACTCTGTGCATCGAGTGTTCGGGCGTCCATCGCAGCCTGGGCGTCCACTACAGCAAGGTGCGCTCTCTAACGCTGGACGCCTGGGAGACGGAGAACGTCAAGGTGATGATGGAGCTGGGAAACGAAGTGATCAACAAGATATACGAGGCGCGTGTTGGCGAGAACTGCGATCTACGGCAGCCGACCGAGCAGTGCGGCATCGGGGTACGGGAGGCCTGGATTAAGGCCAAGTATGTGGAGCGACGGTTTGTTTGCGGAATGCCCAAACCGCAGGAGCTCCTGGCCAGCGAGACTGCCGAAGTGCTCAGCATAAGTAGTGGTCTGCTGGAAGAAGGAGACACGAGCGTTAAGAAGCGGGCAACACTTTCGCTGGGAGGAACTCGCAAGTGGTCGGTGAAGAAGTACCGAAGAAGGCGACAGCAGCGTCCCCTTCCAAAAACCCTCAGTGACGATCCTAGCATTTATAATACGTGCAAAACTGGTGACGAATtggacgacgacgacgatgacgaATCCATAAACATTCCCTCGATGTCTCTGAGCATTTCCCGTGATGACTTGCTGGTAATTGGTGGTGACTTGGAGCTGGACACCTTTGAGACGCCGTGCATTCTGGGCAGCGATCAGGAGAGTACAGAGGGTGAGTCCGATCCAGATGTTCCCGACGAGATGCCCTTCTCCCAGCTAGACGCAAATCAGTTGCTCTACAAAGCATCAGTGGCGCACAACCTGCCGGTGATGTGCATGGCGTTCGCCCTGGGTGCTGACAAAAACTGGAAGAACCCCCTGGACAGGCAGCGGTCGTTCCTGCACCAAGCTGTCATATCCGGATCAGTGATGGCCTGTGAATACCTACTGTTGAACGGAGCTGCGATCGATGCAGTCGATGAGCTGGGCTACACGGCACTGCACATATCCACGGCCAAAGGACACATTGCCCAGGTTTATTTGCTTCTGAAGCACAAGGCTGCCTATGATCTGGCCTCCAGTGATGGCAAGAAGGCTTTAGATATTGCGGTGGATCAAGAAAACGCTGACATCGTGACGCT ACTTCGATTGACAAGGCTAAACGACGAGATTGGCCCCAACGATGAGTTCAACGGTGAGGATGAGACGTACAGGGACGTAATGAAGGACTTCTCCAATTTCGCGTCCAGCCAGCCACGCATGCTGAGGCAGAGAAACGACTCGAACACCTTGGAATCGCAGCGCAGCTCGCTCACTAACTCCGACTAG
- the LOC6499771 gene encoding arf-GAP with coiled-coil, ANK repeat and PH domain-containing protein 2 isoform X2, whose product MRATIEFEECLKDSPKFRQFVSKEESDIEHLEQRLEKIIKLCNVAVESGKEYVKNQSAFAMSLWDLQQHFLDNKNAHNALGKLIDCFQEMNKFHTILLDQASRTVLKNLTLFVKDDINQVKDYKGHFLKVSEGYDNALIKNAQASKNRPQEMQEAANILSASKSCFQHTALDYVNYITLAQARKVPSILSTLLDYYQACVTYYHQGFDLCNDFDEFFKNISEDLGTLRGDYHQLEKAMQNRHMSVNRYCDSNTNSTSNKIEGYLFKKKSKGFKTWCRRWFYLSDNQLVYRKRSNEDSFSVMEEDLRICSVRPVNEGDRRFCFEVISPTKSHILQADSADMLSLWISALQHSIGAAIQHDSTNHHSRPQSTTTPNALPAKRRIHWEEFLKIPGNAQCCDCRSPNPRWASINLGITLCIECSGVHRSLGVHYSKVRSLTLDAWETENVKVMMELGNEVINKIYEARVGENCDLRQPTEQCGIGVREAWIKAKYVERRFVCGMPKPQELLASETAEVLSISSGLLEEGDTSVKKRATLSLGGTRKWSVKKYRRRRQQRPLPKTLSDDPSIYNTCKTGDELDDDDDDESINIPSMSLSISRDDLLVIGGDLELDTFETPCILGSDQESTEGESDPDVPDEMPFSQLDANQLLYKASVAHNLPVMCMAFALGADKNWKNPLDRQRSFLHQAVISGSVMACEYLLLNGAAIDAVDELGYTALHISTAKGHIAQVYLLLKHKAAYDLASSDGKKALDIAVDQENADIVTLLRLTRLNDEIGPNDEFNGEDETYRDVMKDFSNFASSQPRMLRQRNDSNTLESQRSSLTNSD is encoded by the exons ATGCGCGCCACAATTGAGTTCGAGGAGTGTCTGAAGGATTCCCCAAAATTCAG GCAATTCGTGTCCAAGGAGGAGAGCGACATCGAGCACTTGGAGCAGCGGCTGGAGAAAATCATCAAGCTGTGCAATGTGGCGGTCGAGTCGGGCAAGGAGTATGTCAAGAACCAGAG CGCCTTCGCCATGTCCTTGTGGGATCTGCAGCAGCACTTCCTCGACAACAAAAACGCTCACAACGCGCTGGGCAAGCTCATCGACTGTTTCCAG GAGATGAACAAGTTCCACACAATTCTATTGGATCAGGCTAGTCGAACGGTGCTGAAGAACCTTACTTTGTTTGTGAAGGACGACATCAACCAGGTGAAGGACTACAAGGGACATTTCCTCAAGGTTTCCGAGGGCTATGACAATGCGCTGATTAAAAATGCACAG GCGAGCAAAAACCGGCCCCAGGAAATGCAGGAGGCAGCCAATATCCTCTCAGCCTCGAAGTCCTGCTTCCAGCACACCGCCCTGGACTATGTCAACTATATAACTTTGGCGCAGGCTCGCAAGGTCCCATCAATATTGTCGACG CTGCTGGACTACTATCAGGCGTGCGTGACCTACTACCATCAGGGCTTCGACCTGTGCAACGACTTCGACGAGTTCTTCAAGAACATCAGCGAGGATTTGGGTACACTCCGGGGCGACTACCACCAGCTAGAGAAGGCAATGCAGAATCGGCACATGAGCGTGAATCGCTACTGCGACTCCAACACAAACAGCACGTCCAACAAAATCGAGGGCTATCTGTTCAAGAAGAAGTCTAAGGGCTTCAAGACCTGGTGCCGAAGGTGGTTCTACCTCAGCGACAACCAGCTGGTGTACAG AAAACGCAGCAACGAGGACTCGTTCTCGGTCATGGAGGAGGACCTCCGTATATGCAGTGTGCGTCCGGTGAACGAGGGCGATCGCCGCTTTTGCTTCGAGGTCATCTCCCCCACCAA ATCCCACATCTTGCAGGCGGACTCGGCGGACATGCTCTCTCTGTGGATCTCGGCGTTGCAGCACAGCATCGGGGCAGCCATCCAGCACGACTCCACCAACCACCATTCACGGCCCCAGTCCACGACCACACCAAACGCCCTACCCGCAAAGCGCAGAAT CCACTGGGAGGAGTTCCTGAAGATACCGGGCAATGCTCAGTGTTGCGACTGCCGCAGTCCCAATCCGCGCTGGGCCTCCATTAATCTGGGCATCACTCTGTGCATCGAGTGTTCGGGCGTCCATCGCAGCCTGGGCGTCCACTACAGCAAGGTGCGCTCTCTAACGCTGGACGCCTGGGAGACGGAGAACGTCAAGGTGATGATGGAGCTGGGAAACGAAGTGATCAACAAGATATACGAGGCGCGTGTTGGCGAGAACTGCGATCTACGGCAGCCGACCGAGCAGTGCGGCATCGGGGTACGGGAGGCCTGGATTAAGGCCAAGTATGTGGAGCGACGGTTTGTTTGCGGAATGCCCAAACCGCAGGAGCTCCTGGCCAGCGAGACTGCCGAAGTGCTCAGCATAAGTAGTGGTCTGCTGGAAGAAGGAGACACGAGCGTTAAGAAGCGGGCAACACTTTCGCTGGGAGGAACTCGCAAGTGGTCGGTGAAGAAGTACCGAAGAAGGCGACAGCAGCGTCCCCTTCCAAAAACCCTCAGTGACGATCCTAGCATTTATAATACGTGCAAAACTGGTGACGAATtggacgacgacgacgatgacgaATCCATAAACATTCCCTCGATGTCTCTGAGCATTTCCCGTGATGACTTGCTGGTAATTGGTGGTGACTTGGAGCTGGACACCTTTGAGACGCCGTGCATTCTGGGCAGCGATCAGGAGAGTACAGAGGGTGAGTCCGATCCAGATGTTCCCGACGAGATGCCCTTCTCCCAGCTAGACGCAAATCAGTTGCTCTACAAAGCATCAGTGGCGCACAACCTGCCGGTGATGTGCATGGCGTTCGCCCTGGGTGCTGACAAAAACTGGAAGAACCCCCTGGACAGGCAGCGGTCGTTCCTGCACCAAGCTGTCATATCCGGATCAGTGATGGCCTGTGAATACCTACTGTTGAACGGAGCTGCGATCGATGCAGTCGATGAGCTGGGCTACACGGCACTGCACATATCCACGGCCAAAGGACACATTGCCCAGGTTTATTTGCTTCTGAAGCACAAGGCTGCCTATGATCTGGCCTCCAGTGATGGCAAGAAGGCTTTAGATATTGCGGTGGATCAAGAAAACGCTGACATCGTGACGCT ACTTCGATTGACAAGGCTAAACGACGAGATTGGCCCCAACGATGAGTTCAACGGTGAGGATGAGACGTACAGGGACGTAATGAAGGACTTCTCCAATTTCGCGTCCAGCCAGCCACGCATGCTGAGGCAGAGAAACGACTCGAACACCTTGGAATCGCAGCGCAGCTCGCTCACTAACTCCGACTAG
- the LOC6500808 gene encoding protein hedgehog isoform X2 has product MQRCKEKLNVLAYSVMNEWPGVRLLVAESWDEDYQHGKESLHYEGRAVTIATSDRDQSKYGMLARLAVEAGFDWVSYVSRRHIYCSVKSDSSISSHVHGCFTPESTALLEGGVRKPLGELSIGDRVLSMTSNGQPVYSEVILFMDRNLKQMQNFVRLHTAGGAVLTVTPAHLVSVWQPERQELTFTFADRIEERQHVLVRNEETGELRPDQVIKVESVRSMGVVAPLTREGTIVVNSVAASCYAVINSQSLAHWGLAPMRLLSTLEAWLPAKDQLRSSKDHPKDSSAERQNGIHWYAEALYKIKDYVLPKSWRHD; this is encoded by the exons ATGCAG CGCTGCAAGGAGAAGCTCAACGTCCTGGCCTACTCGGTGATGAATGAGTGGCCCGGAGTCCGGCTCCTGGTCGCCGAGTCCTGGGACGAGGATTACCAGCACGGCAAGGAGTCGCTGCACTACGAGGGTCGGGCTGTGACCATTGCCACCTCGGATCGCGACCAGTCCAAGTACGGCATGTTGGCCAGGTTGGCGGTGGAGGCTGGTTTCGACTGGGTCTCCTACGTCAGTCGCCGTCACATATACTGCTCCGTCAAATCAG ATTCCTCCATCAGTTCCCATGTCCATGGATGCTTCACACCGGAGAGCACGGCCCTGCTGGAGGGAGGAGTGAGGAAGCCGCTGGGCGAGCTCTCCATCGGAGACCGCGTCCTGAGCATGACTTCCAACGGCCAGCCTGTCTACAGCGAAGTGATCCTCTTCATGGACCGCAACCTGAAGCAAATGCAAAACTTTGTTCGCCTGCACACGGCGGGCGGAGCAGTGCTGACGGTTACGCCGGCGCATTTGGTGAGCGTGTGGCAGCCGGAGCGCCAGGAGCTGACCTTCACCTTCGCGGACCGCATCGAGGAGCGGCAGCACGTGCTCGTCAGGAATGAGGAGACGGGCGAGCTGCGACCGGATCAGGTCATCAAAGTGGAGAGTGTGCGCAGCATGGGCGTGGTGGCGCCCCTCACCCGCGAGGGCACCATTGTGGTCAACTCAGTGGCCGCCAGCTGCTACGCGGTGATCAACAGCCAGTCGCTGGCCCACTGGGGCCTGGCGCCCATGCGTCTGCTCTCCACCCTGGAGGCGTGGCTTCCGGCCAAGGATCAGCTGCGCAGCTCCAAGGACCACCCAAAGGACAGTTCCGCGGAGCGTCAGAACGGCATTCACTGGTATGCCGAGGCGTTGTACAAAATCAAGGATTACGTCCTGCCGAAAAGCTGGCGCCATGATTAG
- the LOC6500810 gene encoding zinc finger and BTB domain-containing protein 17, producing MGDPSSYPDLATICRLCLKQHQEAYGIFAEDDSQLSIPVRLMACIALDAKPGDSLPKKICVECRYQLEKFFLFRQRCQAAEKKLRKHIRLLGLGKRSRVFCKDPDDDDYDEDELEFEDSIAFISKQDKGREEAEEKRRDEAKEQQEKELAKRLLESQEELRLKLSVELRKDLAQEVRSDVREELRAEVTEEARKEQIVRLVGELEVFLTEKKAGIWEVIDSTEESEAKSMPKTSSTAQTSSKPASKALAKLRLITTSKSSLQCIKVKSDEEEILLGGSAESLPADEIELGTIDMDEAAAQTGEDFRDIKMVGAGDVEGTEDDRFYIINSTNNEDTKPNSTPDFEDDNDCTSYNIRENGEIQFSGEKPSALEDVVVFNLDSEMSEEQQVYKFEDNVIILAKDKSSDEPQPAKRKRTNDLVFKQTPREGQPRAGRVSDTVKTFQCQLCPVAFATERMFTRHMNTHVKGLKSGKGGTLKCPICELQLSCSSSLKRHMIIHTGVKPFKCEECDQSFSQREVLKRHMDTHTGAKRHKCPHCSSCFAQKSNLHQHIRRVHLGSDRSHKCHLCPRSFHHMSGLSRHLVTHSGIFFACKECGRQFNDRSAVQRHVQTVHKISNKSEDNTTDAEMSDPEFQAL from the exons ATGGGAGATCCGTCGTCTTATCCGGATTTGGCAACTATTTGCCGCCTGTGTCTGAAGCAGCACCAGGAGGCCTACGGGATCTTTGCCGAGGACGACTCGCAGCTGTCGATTCCTGTCCGTCTTATGGCGTGCATAGCCCTGGACGCCAAGCCGGGGGACAGCCTGCCCAAGAAGATATGCGTCGAGTGCCGATACCAGCTGGAAAAGTTCTTCCTTTTCCGACAGCGCTGCCAGGCAGCAGAAAAGAAGCTCCGCAAGCACATACGCCTGTTGGGACTTGGGAAAAGGAGTCGTGTTTTCTGCAAGGATCCGGATGACGACGACTACGACGAAGATGAGCTGGAGTTCGAGGACTCAATTGCTTTTATCAGTAAGCAAGACAAGGGGCGGGAAGAAGCTGAGGAGAAGCGACGAGATGAGGCTAAGGAGCAGCAGGAGAAGGAGCTGGCCAAGCGGTTGTTGGAGTCGCAAGAGGAGCTGCGCCTAAAACTGTCCGTCGAATTGCGAAAGGATCTGGCCCAGGAGGTGCGCAGCGATGTGCGCGAAGAGTTGCGCGCGGAGGTCACCGAGGAGGCTCGCAAGGAGCAGATAGTCAGACTTGTGGGAGAGTTGGAGGTCTTTCTCACCGAGAAAAAAGCGGGAATATGGGAGGTTATTGACAGCACTGAAGAATCAGAGGCCAAGTCCATGCCCAAGACTTCTTCAACTGCACAGACATCCTCCAAACCAGCCAGTAAGGCTCTTGCCAAGCTACGTCTGATCACGACCTCAAAGTCCTCCCTGCAGTGCATAAAAGTGAAAAGTGACGAAGAAGAGATCCTCCTTGGCGGTAGTGCGGAGTCTTTGCCAGCTGACGAGATTGAGCTGGGCACTATCGACATGGACGAGGCAGCTGCACAAACCGGAGAGGATTTCCGGGACATCAAAATGGTGGGGGCTGGCGATGTGGAAGGAACCGAAGACGACCGGTTTTACATAATCAATTCGACTAATAACGAGGATACCAAACCGAATTCCACTCCGGATTTTGAGGACGACAACGATTGTACCTCCTACAAca TTAGAGAAAATGGGGAAATTCAGTTCAGCGGAGAGAAACCTTCAGCGTTGGAGGATGTTGTGGTCTTTAACTTGGACAGCGAGATGTCTGAGGAGCAGCAGGTCTATAAATTTGAAGATAACGTTATAATACTG GCCAAGGACAAATCCAGCGATGAACCGCAACCCGCAAAAAGGAAGCGAACGAATGACCTTGTCTTTAAACAAACACCACGTGAAGGACAGCCTCGAGCAGGAAGAGTGTCGGACACGGTAAAGACGTTCCAGTGCCAATTGTGTCCGGTGGCTTTTGCCACAGAGAGAATGTTTACCCGTCATATGAACACGCACGTCAAGGGCTTGAAAAGCGGCAAGGGTGGAACTCTGAAATGTCCCATCTGCGAGTTGCAACTATCGTGTTCCAGCTCCCTTAAGCGTCACATGATCATCCACACAGGAGTGAAGCCGTTCAAGTGCGAAGAGTGCGACCAATCCTTCTCTCAGCGCGAGGTTCTTAAGCGTCACATGGACACGCACACGGGGGCCAAGCGGCACAAGTGTCCCCACTGCTCGAGCTGCTTCGCTCAAAAATCCAACCTGCATCAGCACATCAGACGAGTGCACTTGGGCAGCGACCGTTCCCACAAGTGTCATCTCTGCCCGCGGAGTTTCCATCATATGTCTGGTCTAAGTCGACACTTGGTAACCCACTCTGGGATTTTCTTTGCCTGTAAAGAATGTGGCAGACAGTTCAACGATCGCAGTGCCGTGCAGCGCCACGTACAAACTGTGCACAAGATTTCTAACAAGTCGGAGGACAACACCACCGACGCTGAAATGAGCGATCCGGAATTTCAGGCGTTGTAA
- the LOC6500809 gene encoding uncharacterized protein LOC6500809, translating to MKVCRLCLAKDANFPVFSVSTAVKIMACTSVEVDPTDGLPQLICPGCRLRLEEYHHFRRRCQVADRRLRRDARIDLKDEDNDALQDVAKCTANACSESNAQWRKQAAQLIRNEINAYKRELLANCKQTVRQEIEEEVRREIETVLMEQARQQVRLGVLNDLFEEVEDFFIRKRNETAYEHFNGSESVSSEMVDKFYEGELPQLDDLNPVNVSLVDLVDETDLQNSSNSEIPSCSVPPASEVIVPVPMVEINMTNTQLSHLREEFHSDIFLGDQTPPKTAKKIKEVPSNPEPIQKKVRFSSPIKQPTSCRKHKPSNKRPKSPNCMRCRLRGADKMNRSVS from the exons ATGAAAGTGTGTCGCCTGTGTCTGGCAAAGGACGCCAACTTTCCTGTTTTTTCGGTGTCGACTGCCGTAAAGATTATGGCCTGTACATCGGTTGAGGTGGATCCGACGGATGGTCTGCCTCAACTTATTTGTCCTGGCTGCCGTCTGCGACTCGAGGAGTACCACCATTTCCGGCGCAGGTGCCAGGTAGCCGACCGCAGATTAAGGCGCGACGCGCGAATCGACTTGAAGGACGAGGACAATGATGCGCTACAAGATGTGGCAAAATGCACAGCCAATGCCTGTTCCGAGAGCAACGCTCAGTGGCGGAAGCAAGCGGCTCAGCTCATACGCAATGAAATCAACGCATACAAAAGAGAATTACTGGCCAACTGCAAGCAGACGGTGCGCCAAGAGATCGAGGAGGAGGTACGTCGTGAGATTGAGACCGTTCTGATGGAGCAGGCCAGGCAACAGGTTCGCCTTGGCGTTCTCAATGACCTCTTTGAAGAAGTTGAAGATTTCTTCATTCGGAAACGCAACGAAACTGCCTACGAGCACTTTAACGGTTCCGAAAGCGTCAGTTCCGAGATGGTCGACAAATTTTATGAAGGGGAACTCCCCCAACTGGATGATCTGAATCCTGTCAACGTAAGCCTCGTGGACCTCGTCG ACGAAACAGACCTTCAAAACTCGAGCAACTCGGAAATTCCTTCATGTTCTGTACCTCCTGCCTCCGAAGTGATTGTTCCCGTGCCAATGGTGGAAATTAACATGACAAACACCCAACTTTCCCACCTTCGTGAGGAATTCCACAGTGATATCTTTTTAGGTGATCAAACTCCACCTAAAACCGcaaaaaagataaaagaaGTTCCTTCCAATCCAGAGCCAATTCAGAAAAAAGTACGATTTTCCAGCCCTATAAAGCAACCCACGTCTTGTCGCAAGCACAAGCCGTCTAATAAGCGCCCTAAAAGCCCCAACTGTATGCGCTGTCGGCTCAGAGGGGCTGATAAGATGAATCGAAGCGTTTCATAA